One genomic region from Conexibacter woesei DSM 14684 encodes:
- a CDS encoding ABC transporter permease: MPGERPTGARRARRRARSAGFTALLALCAGVTVTFLAIPLVALFAETPLADVPDLLGDPAVRDILVVTARTNAIANALILLVGTPTAYLLATRRFPGRAALITLIELPLVLPPAVAGIGLLAAFGAGGLLGDPLADAGIVLPFTEWAVILAVTFVASPFYLRQGIASFESVDPLLPAAARTLGAGPARTFWRVSLPLAAGGLVAGWVLTFARGIGEFGATIMFAGNVRGETQTLTLGVYEQLEANFDLALAIGVLLVLLSAAVLIIYKLVSSWRSSTSTSPSIFAPSASRSS, translated from the coding sequence ATGCCGGGCGAGCGGCCGACCGGGGCACGGCGCGCGCGTCGTCGTGCGAGGAGCGCGGGCTTCACCGCGCTCCTCGCGCTGTGCGCCGGCGTCACCGTGACGTTCCTCGCGATCCCGCTCGTCGCGCTGTTCGCGGAGACGCCGCTGGCCGATGTGCCCGACCTGCTCGGCGATCCGGCGGTGCGCGACATCCTCGTCGTGACCGCGCGCACCAACGCGATCGCCAACGCGCTGATCCTCCTGGTCGGGACGCCGACCGCGTATCTGCTCGCGACGCGGCGCTTCCCCGGCCGGGCGGCCCTGATCACGTTGATCGAGCTGCCGCTCGTGCTGCCGCCCGCCGTCGCGGGCATCGGCCTGCTCGCGGCGTTCGGCGCGGGCGGCCTGCTCGGCGACCCGCTCGCCGACGCGGGGATCGTGCTGCCGTTCACCGAGTGGGCCGTGATCCTCGCCGTCACCTTCGTCGCCTCGCCGTTCTACCTGCGTCAGGGGATCGCGTCGTTCGAGAGCGTCGATCCGCTGCTGCCCGCCGCGGCGCGGACGCTCGGCGCCGGGCCGGCGCGCACGTTCTGGCGCGTCTCGCTGCCGCTCGCGGCCGGCGGCCTGGTCGCCGGCTGGGTGCTGACGTTCGCGCGCGGGATCGGCGAGTTCGGCGCCACGATCATGTTCGCCGGCAACGTCCGCGGCGAGACCCAGACGCTGACGCTCGGCGTCTACGAGCAGCTGGAGGCGAACTTCGATCTGGCGCTCGCGATCGGCGTCCTGCTCGTGCTGCTCAGCGCCGCCGTCCTGATCATCTACAAGCTCGTCTCCTCATGGCGATCCTCCACCTCGACCTCGCCGTCGATCTTCGCTCCTTCCGCCTCGCGCTCGAGCTGA
- a CDS encoding sulfate/molybdate ABC transporter ATP-binding protein — protein sequence MAILHLDLAVDLRSFRLALELTVERETLALVGPSGAGKTTVLRAIAGLLDPHAGRIALGGTTWFDAGARVSLPPEERSVGLVFQEYALFPHMTVQDNVAFAARGGRTRPGELLERFRISHLAGARPATLSGGERQRVALARALARDPAVLLLDEPLSALDAHTRAVVRGELQELLDELTLPTILITHDFRDAAALADRAGVLVDGRLRQLDTLAGLSQRPADAAVAALTGSNLLAGDATPLPGGGAEIRLDGGGVLRVAQPARGRVGVAIAPWDVLLLRDDEPAEPLPANAVRGTISELTPDGGRVHVRVGPLRCEVPREQLARLALRRGDRAAALPRAGAISIVRSSGGRER from the coding sequence ATGGCGATCCTCCACCTCGACCTCGCCGTCGATCTTCGCTCCTTCCGCCTCGCGCTCGAGCTGACCGTCGAGCGCGAGACGCTCGCGCTCGTCGGCCCCTCCGGCGCCGGCAAGACGACCGTGCTGCGCGCGATCGCCGGCCTGCTCGACCCGCACGCCGGCCGCATCGCGCTCGGCGGCACGACGTGGTTCGACGCCGGCGCGCGCGTCTCGCTGCCGCCCGAGGAGCGCTCGGTCGGGCTCGTCTTCCAGGAGTACGCGCTGTTCCCGCACATGACCGTGCAGGACAACGTCGCGTTCGCCGCGCGCGGCGGGCGCACGCGCCCGGGTGAGCTGCTGGAGCGCTTCCGCATCTCCCACCTGGCCGGCGCCCGCCCGGCGACGCTGTCGGGCGGTGAGCGACAGCGGGTCGCGCTCGCCCGCGCGCTCGCGCGCGACCCGGCGGTGCTGCTGCTCGACGAGCCGCTCTCCGCGCTCGACGCGCACACGCGTGCGGTCGTGCGCGGCGAGCTGCAGGAGCTGCTCGACGAGCTGACGCTGCCGACGATCCTGATCACCCATGACTTCCGCGACGCGGCTGCGCTCGCCGACCGCGCCGGCGTCCTGGTCGACGGCCGGCTGCGCCAGCTCGACACCCTCGCCGGTCTGTCGCAGCGACCGGCCGACGCGGCGGTCGCGGCGCTGACCGGCAGCAACCTGCTGGCCGGCGACGCGACGCCGCTGCCCGGCGGCGGCGCCGAGATCCGGCTCGACGGCGGCGGCGTGCTGCGTGTCGCTCAGCCGGCACGCGGACGCGTCGGCGTCGCGATCGCGCCGTGGGACGTGCTGCTGCTGCGCGACGACGAGCCCGCCGAGCCGCTCCCGGCCAACGCCGTCCGCGGCACGATCAGCGAGCTCACGCCCGATGGCGGCCGCGTCCACGTCCGCGTCGGACCGCTCCGCTGCGAGGTCCCGCGCGAGCAGCTCGCGCGCCTCGCGCTGCGGCGCGGCGACCGCGCCGCCGCGCTCCCGCGCGCCGGCGCGATCAGCATCGTTCGCTCTAGCGGCGGACGCGAACGGTGA
- a CDS encoding calcium-binding protein: MFRSLLGALVVLAALVLAPATASAAITLTYTGTTIGIAGTGDNITYVGFDQLRGTVTVRNSTGVTNASSCVQEIIPVLGSYFHCPGATTALVASFGAGVDRLTMENVCIPSIAANLGEGVGDFSRPDGCPPDQLATVTGGSADDWFVGGSGPDQFDGGGGNDQLFGGGNDDVLTGGTGNDRLEGADGNDQLLGGDGDDVLRGGGGNDLEDAGAGNDRLGGGDADPGADDLRGGPGFDELQLLEHAEGVAISLDDVANDGNPGEGDNHRSDLEKVVGSPGNDTYAGTAGNDVFDGSLGDDVARGGGGNDELSGSSGADQLFGDAGNDTLYGGDGDDRVEGGAGLDSLYGDYANCSAYGCSAGNDQLFARDNEADSLNCGSGADSAQVDAVDTVGQDGFQACESVDRAAAPRPAPGPGPGGPGAAPPARDRRATGPAPLRAAAVRGGARRVSLALTLRRAATVTVTVTRRGARRALGTVTFRAKAGRSTRTLTRVGRRALRPGSYRVVVRVGSSSRTFTVRVRR, encoded by the coding sequence CCTACACCGGCACCACGATCGGGATCGCCGGCACGGGCGACAACATCACGTACGTCGGCTTCGACCAGCTCAGAGGCACCGTCACGGTCCGCAACTCCACCGGCGTGACGAACGCGAGCAGCTGCGTCCAGGAGATCATCCCGGTGCTCGGGTCCTACTTCCACTGCCCGGGCGCGACCACCGCGCTCGTCGCCAGCTTCGGCGCCGGCGTCGACAGACTGACGATGGAGAACGTCTGCATCCCGTCGATCGCCGCCAACCTCGGCGAGGGCGTCGGCGACTTCTCGCGGCCGGACGGCTGCCCGCCCGACCAGCTCGCGACGGTCACCGGGGGCAGCGCGGACGACTGGTTCGTCGGCGGCTCCGGCCCCGACCAGTTCGACGGCGGCGGCGGCAACGACCAGCTGTTCGGGGGCGGGAACGACGACGTGCTGACCGGCGGAACCGGCAACGACCGGCTCGAGGGCGCGGACGGCAACGACCAGCTGCTCGGCGGCGACGGCGACGACGTCCTGCGCGGCGGCGGCGGCAACGACCTGGAGGACGCCGGCGCGGGCAACGACCGCCTGGGCGGGGGCGATGCCGATCCCGGTGCCGACGACCTCCGCGGCGGCCCGGGCTTCGACGAGCTTCAGCTGCTCGAGCACGCGGAGGGCGTCGCGATCTCGCTCGACGACGTCGCGAACGACGGCAACCCCGGCGAAGGCGACAACCACCGCTCCGACCTCGAGAAGGTCGTCGGCAGCCCCGGCAACGACACGTACGCCGGCACGGCGGGCAACGACGTCTTCGACGGCAGCCTCGGCGACGACGTCGCCCGCGGCGGCGGCGGCAACGACGAGCTGTCCGGCAGCTCCGGCGCCGACCAGCTGTTCGGCGACGCCGGCAACGACACGCTCTACGGCGGGGACGGCGACGACCGCGTCGAGGGCGGCGCCGGGCTCGACAGCCTCTACGGCGACTACGCCAACTGCTCCGCCTACGGCTGCTCCGCCGGCAACGACCAGCTGTTCGCCCGCGACAACGAGGCGGACTCGCTCAACTGCGGCTCCGGCGCCGACAGCGCCCAGGTCGACGCCGTCGACACGGTCGGCCAGGACGGCTTCCAGGCCTGCGAATCGGTCGACCGCGCCGCCGCGCCGAGACCGGCCCCGGGTCCCGGCCCCGGCGGCCCGGGCGCCGCACCGCCGGCCAGAGACAGAAGAGCGACCGGTCCTGCGCCGCTGCGCGCCGCGGCCGTGAGAGGCGGCGCCCGACGCGTCTCGCTCGCGCTGACGTTGCGCCGTGCCGCGACGGTCACCGTCACCGTGACGCGCAGAGGCGCGCGCAGAGCGCTCGGCACGGTGACGTTCAGAGCGAAGGCCGGCAGATCGACGCGCACGCTGACCAGAGTCGGCCGCAGAGCGCTGCGACCCGGCAGCTACCGCGTCGTCGTGCGCGTCGGCTCGAGCTCCAGAACGTTCACCGTTCGCGTCCGCCGCTAG